In the genome of Bdellovibrio bacteriovorus, one region contains:
- a CDS encoding class I SAM-dependent methyltransferase encodes MAKMDLAHKKKVRRRVNKKSSKVHFDKYELYRKAVQSAENDVVFIRDTYKELKGKNPRTFREDFCGTFALSTEWIKLNPRHESVGIDLDPEPMAYGRQNYLVKLRPEQQRRMKLIEGNVLDPNLPKADVIAAMNFSYFCFKQREVIKKYFVNALKSLNKDGMFLVDIFGGSQCYDAIEDTIKHEGFTYYWDQTNFDPVTNEALFHIHFRVGGKKIEQVFTYDWRIWTIPEIRDIMMEAGFRKTHVYWEGTAKDGSGDGNFTRVDHGEACQSWIAYVVGEK; translated from the coding sequence ATGGCAAAAATGGATCTGGCTCATAAGAAAAAAGTTCGCCGTCGTGTGAACAAGAAAAGTTCGAAGGTTCACTTCGACAAATACGAACTTTATCGTAAGGCTGTTCAGTCCGCTGAAAACGATGTGGTTTTTATCCGTGATACTTACAAAGAGTTGAAAGGGAAAAACCCGCGTACATTCCGTGAAGACTTCTGCGGAACTTTCGCGTTGTCGACAGAGTGGATTAAACTGAATCCTCGTCACGAGTCGGTGGGGATTGATCTAGATCCAGAACCCATGGCTTACGGACGTCAGAACTATCTTGTGAAACTTCGTCCTGAGCAACAACGTCGTATGAAGTTGATTGAGGGCAATGTTCTTGATCCGAACTTGCCTAAGGCCGATGTTATCGCCGCGATGAACTTTTCTTACTTCTGCTTTAAACAACGTGAAGTGATCAAAAAGTATTTCGTGAATGCATTAAAGTCTTTGAATAAAGATGGCATGTTCTTAGTGGATATTTTCGGTGGCAGTCAGTGTTACGACGCTATTGAAGACACGATTAAGCATGAAGGCTTCACGTACTATTGGGATCAAACAAACTTTGATCCTGTGACCAACGAAGCTCTTTTTCACATCCATTTCCGCGTGGGCGGGAAGAAGATCGAACAAGTTTTCACGTATGACTGGAGAATTTGGACGATCCCTGAAATCCGCGACATTATGATGGAGGCGGGCTTCAGAAAGACGCATGTCTATTGGGAAGGAACCGCGAAAGACGGTTCTGGAGACGGAAACTTCACCCGTGTGGATCACGGAGAAGCTTGTCAAAGCTGGATTGCCTACGTCGTAGGTGAAAAATAG
- a CDS encoding alpha-ketoacid dehydrogenase subunit beta, producing MASVAQAIRMALHYGETNLGVKDIFGQDVGAPLGGVFTATQGLKTAWNSPLDERGIIGMAMGIAMGGDKCVAEIQFADYIFNTIDLLKIAGNTLWCTNGQVQLPMVVMTPVGAGIFGSVYHSHSFDAWASRLPGWKIVMPSNPLDAYGLMLAAIKDPNPVLYLKSKALMRHKGDELIPGEPSDEKELKAMIDKPVQNAEGWKPRWPDLEEYIVPIGKGKITHEGEHITVVTYSRMVHLCDEVAHKLAGEGISVEVIDLRSIYPYDWQMIKSSIEKTGRVLFVNEDTEVTNFGEHLAYRATQELFYQLMARPRVLAGKNLPGIGLHPNLEKNSVPQLHDIETAIREVVAEVP from the coding sequence ATGGCAAGCGTAGCACAAGCTATCAGAATGGCCCTTCACTACGGTGAAACTAATTTGGGCGTAAAAGATATTTTCGGACAAGACGTGGGAGCGCCACTCGGTGGTGTTTTCACGGCGACTCAAGGTCTTAAGACAGCGTGGAATTCTCCGCTGGATGAGCGTGGTATCATCGGTATGGCGATGGGTATCGCGATGGGTGGCGACAAGTGTGTGGCTGAAATCCAATTCGCGGACTATATCTTCAACACGATCGATCTATTAAAAATTGCTGGAAACACTTTGTGGTGTACGAACGGTCAAGTTCAGTTGCCAATGGTTGTGATGACTCCGGTGGGCGCGGGGATCTTTGGATCTGTGTACCACTCTCACTCCTTTGATGCGTGGGCGTCTCGTCTTCCAGGTTGGAAGATCGTGATGCCTTCGAATCCTTTGGATGCTTACGGCTTGATGCTAGCGGCGATCAAAGATCCAAATCCTGTTTTGTATCTTAAATCAAAAGCTTTGATGCGCCATAAGGGTGACGAGTTGATCCCGGGTGAGCCATCAGACGAAAAAGAATTAAAAGCGATGATTGATAAGCCCGTGCAAAACGCCGAAGGCTGGAAACCTCGCTGGCCGGATTTGGAAGAGTACATCGTTCCTATCGGTAAGGGTAAAATCACGCATGAAGGTGAGCATATCACGGTTGTTACTTACAGCCGCATGGTTCATCTTTGTGATGAAGTGGCTCACAAACTTGCGGGCGAAGGCATCTCGGTTGAAGTGATCGATCTTCGTTCTATCTATCCGTATGATTGGCAGATGATTAAATCGTCTATCGAAAAAACGGGTCGTGTGCTTTTCGTGAACGAAGACACTGAAGTGACAAACTTCGGTGAGCACTTGGCTTACCGTGCAACTCAAGAGTTGTTCTATCAATTGATGGCGCGTCCACGTGTTCTTGCAGGTAAAAACTTGCCGGGCATTGGTTTACATCCAAATCTAGAAAAGAATTCCGTTCCTCAATTGCATGATATTGAGACGGCGATTCGCGAAGTCGTGGCGGAAGTACCTTAA
- a CDS encoding S41 family peptidase, whose amino-acid sequence MSSFSNGVKGFIIAGSLAVSSLASAQLKEGLECRYLTVIEQGFLANHVKYSNRDTELQVRVMDQYLKRLDPSKIYLTQADVDSIKKTAGNVFDKTKNRDCSFLEATQKIVLQRVQDRAEFAKKYLGKEFKFDAQTEFTFDPDKKPWPKDATEANEYLKKYIQFQIGNYLATDMKLEEAKKNVAKNYERAVKRTQETSLDDLFSGYLDSFARALDPHSSFFSRDVLEDFEIQMRLSLEGIGATLSSQDGFTVVEQLVPGGAAAKSGLIEPQDKIIAVGQEKGPMENVIDMDLKDVVKKIRGNKGTKVRLTILRKSGDAKNRFDVTLTREKVNLEDEAASIIYQDKEINGQKKKLGIINFPSFYADSRRGGRSSASDMKKLIKEANDKKVDGLVLDLSNNGGGSLEDAVKIAGLFFQTGNVVKQSSKNEGRAESALRDTDPAVDWAGPLVVLTSRISASASEIVSGTLQDYKRAVIVGGDHTYGKGSVQSVLPIPNNLGAIKVTVGMFFIPGGKSTQHRGVDADVVLPGPFSTDDIGEKYMDYSLPPKTIEAFLSPDAYVKEGPGTWKELKSDWIKSLKERSADRVAKNDEFKKIVDELNKAKARGKLIRVSEVLKDKNEKDKKEKAKKTASKAKKNEEYLKRPDIQEAENVLLDLIQLQEGKALVPPKQASAK is encoded by the coding sequence ATGAGTTCATTCTCAAATGGCGTTAAAGGTTTCATTATTGCCGGCTCTTTGGCCGTTTCCTCTTTGGCATCTGCACAGCTAAAAGAGGGCTTAGAGTGCCGCTATCTCACTGTGATCGAACAAGGTTTCTTAGCGAATCACGTGAAATATTCTAACCGCGATACAGAATTGCAAGTTCGCGTGATGGATCAATATCTTAAACGTTTGGATCCTTCAAAAATTTATCTGACACAAGCTGATGTTGATTCCATTAAAAAAACGGCGGGCAATGTTTTTGATAAAACTAAAAACCGTGACTGTTCATTCTTGGAAGCCACTCAGAAAATCGTTTTGCAAAGAGTGCAAGATCGTGCGGAGTTCGCAAAAAAATACCTAGGCAAAGAATTTAAATTCGATGCACAAACAGAATTCACTTTCGATCCGGATAAAAAACCATGGCCTAAAGATGCCACTGAAGCGAACGAGTATTTGAAAAAATACATCCAGTTCCAAATCGGGAACTACCTAGCGACAGACATGAAGCTTGAAGAAGCGAAAAAGAATGTTGCGAAAAACTACGAGCGCGCGGTGAAGAGAACTCAAGAAACTTCTTTGGATGATTTGTTCTCTGGCTACCTTGATTCTTTTGCTAGAGCCTTGGATCCACATTCTAGTTTCTTCTCTCGTGATGTGCTTGAAGATTTCGAAATCCAAATGCGTCTTTCTTTGGAAGGTATTGGGGCGACTCTTTCTTCTCAAGATGGTTTCACGGTTGTTGAACAACTGGTTCCGGGCGGAGCTGCTGCGAAATCAGGTTTGATTGAGCCTCAAGATAAAATCATCGCTGTCGGTCAGGAAAAAGGACCGATGGAAAACGTGATCGACATGGATTTAAAAGACGTTGTTAAAAAAATCCGTGGTAATAAAGGCACGAAAGTGCGTTTGACGATCTTGCGTAAATCCGGTGATGCGAAAAATCGTTTCGATGTTACTTTGACTCGTGAAAAAGTAAACCTTGAAGACGAAGCCGCTTCTATCATTTATCAAGATAAAGAAATCAACGGTCAGAAAAAGAAATTGGGAATCATCAACTTCCCATCCTTTTACGCGGATTCTCGCCGTGGCGGTCGCTCGTCAGCTTCCGACATGAAAAAGCTGATCAAAGAGGCGAATGATAAAAAAGTCGATGGCTTAGTTCTAGATCTTTCCAATAATGGTGGTGGATCTTTAGAAGACGCCGTGAAGATCGCTGGTCTTTTCTTCCAAACTGGAAACGTCGTAAAACAGTCTTCTAAAAATGAAGGACGTGCTGAGTCTGCATTGCGTGATACAGATCCAGCCGTAGACTGGGCCGGCCCGCTTGTTGTGTTGACAAGCCGTATTTCTGCTTCGGCTTCAGAGATCGTGTCAGGGACTTTGCAAGATTATAAACGTGCCGTGATCGTCGGTGGTGACCACACTTACGGTAAAGGTTCTGTTCAATCCGTTCTTCCGATCCCGAATAACTTGGGCGCGATCAAAGTCACTGTAGGTATGTTCTTCATTCCTGGTGGTAAATCGACGCAGCACCGTGGTGTTGATGCCGACGTAGTTCTTCCGGGTCCGTTCAGCACTGATGATATCGGTGAGAAGTACATGGATTACTCTTTGCCTCCAAAAACTATCGAGGCGTTCTTGTCTCCAGATGCTTACGTGAAAGAAGGCCCTGGTACTTGGAAAGAGTTGAAGTCTGATTGGATCAAGTCATTGAAAGAAAGATCTGCGGATCGCGTTGCTAAAAACGATGAATTCAAAAAGATCGTTGATGAGTTGAACAAAGCCAAAGCGCGCGGAAAATTAATCCGTGTCAGCGAAGTGCTAAAAGATAAGAACGAAAAAGATAAAAAAGAAAAAGCGAAAAAGACTGCTAGTAAGGCTAAGAAAAATGAAGAGTACTTGAAGCGACCTGATATTCAGGAAGCGGAAAATGTACTTCTTGATTTGATTCAGCTGCAAGAGGGGAAAGCTCTCGTGCCCCCCAAACAAGCCAGCGCCAAGTAG
- a CDS encoding phosphatase domain-containing protein — protein MKIVAGLVLSLSLVSQMALAKVLVISDIDDTIKVSNVLNKKRAATSFFDDDSRFAGMTDLYQELKKTYGRNIEFHYVSLAPRILMADKHEEFLEENDFPLTKLHTNPGIAQDPELKQKVIRELLAKKRPELVIYFGDNGQFDAAVYDQMVKEHPHIPAVQYIREAYSKLADSKYPTMEGQIGFVTSVELAIDLIQREILPVRSYNRIEKVVYKRLKRDDGSENYGHMVFPSWQDCRDFKWQWDVEGTTEKLEVIKAAIAGRCSQE, from the coding sequence ATGAAAATAGTGGCAGGATTGGTGTTGTCATTAAGCTTGGTTTCGCAAATGGCTTTAGCGAAAGTGCTGGTCATTTCGGATATCGACGACACCATCAAAGTCAGCAATGTTTTAAATAAAAAACGTGCCGCAACTTCTTTCTTCGATGACGACAGTCGCTTCGCGGGGATGACCGATCTTTATCAGGAATTGAAAAAGACATACGGTCGCAATATCGAATTCCATTACGTCAGTTTGGCTCCGCGAATTCTTATGGCCGATAAGCACGAAGAGTTTTTGGAAGAAAATGACTTTCCACTTACAAAGCTGCACACGAATCCCGGTATCGCTCAAGATCCGGAGTTAAAACAAAAAGTGATTCGTGAACTGTTGGCGAAGAAGCGTCCTGAGCTTGTAATTTACTTCGGCGATAATGGCCAGTTCGACGCTGCGGTGTATGATCAAATGGTGAAAGAGCACCCGCATATTCCGGCGGTTCAGTATATTCGTGAAGCCTATTCAAAACTTGCAGATTCCAAATATCCGACGATGGAAGGCCAAATCGGTTTTGTGACTTCCGTAGAACTGGCAATTGATCTAATTCAAAGAGAAATCCTGCCTGTCAGATCCTACAACCGCATCGAAAAAGTCGTCTACAAACGCCTCAAGCGCGACGATGGCTCTGAAAACTACGGCCACATGGTTTTCCCAAGCTGGCAAGACTGCCGCGACTTCAAATGGCAATGGGATGTCGAAGGCACAACAGAAAAGCTAGAAGTTATCAAAGCCGCCATCGCCGGCCGCTGTTCGCAAGAATAA
- the topA gene encoding type I DNA topoisomerase: MAKKSEASDGIKLVVVESPTKAKTIRKFLGKDYVVESCMGHIRDLPQSAKDIPEKVKKEKWAQLGVNVDKNFEPLYCVPKDKTKVVKNLKDKLEEATELYLATDEDREGESISWHLLEVLKPKVPTKRMVFHEITKDAIQKALKDTREIDLNLVRAQEARRILDRLVGYTISPLLWKKVAYGLSAGRVQSVAVRLIVERELERIRFKKSAYWGVLAELSKDGVNFESRLQQYKNQRIATGKDFDGLTGQLTAGKDVLVLDEKLAAKLAADLKAGNWTVTEVEEKPTFRKPAPPFITSTLQQEANRKLGLSSRETMQVAQKLYEQGFITYMRTDSTFLSNEAITASRDSIGSKYGKEYLPPQPRTYAAKKVKGAQEAHEAIRPAGNQFMDPDETGLTGTQFRLYDLIWKRTIASQMVDARQKQVSAKIQVGEALFGASGMTIEFAGFLRAYVEGSDDPEADLAEREVRLPALKTKDAVKCAKLDPTSHETKPPARYTEASLVQTMEKEGIGRPSTYASVIGTIIDRGYVRKNGTALVPTFTAMIVSKLLSSYLSEYVDLGFTSEMEQSLDNIADGDLDWEKYLASVYKGPKGLRALVDTQEEKINPDEARTMTLEGMDRYKFHVGRYGAYVTTTRDGEDVSASLPDNESPADITPEIAEKLIDQKINGADALGKDPKTGLPIYVLNGRYGPYVQLGDVSPEDDKPKRASLPPNTQPEQVDLQMALELLSLPKLLGTHPGTGKEIKAGLGRFGPFIVHDGDYRSIPKGESIFTITLERALEMLSQPKKGRGKAAPLKELGVYPETTDAVQVYNGPYGPYIKCGKVNVSLPEGTTPDTVTLEQAVALINEKGGPAKGKGKAKAKGKSSGAAKSAAPKAAPKKSLKQAETAKEKAQVLGVKKVVTCKSKK, encoded by the coding sequence ATGGCCAAAAAAAGTGAAGCATCTGATGGTATCAAGCTGGTCGTTGTGGAGTCCCCAACGAAGGCTAAGACCATTCGTAAATTCCTCGGGAAAGATTATGTGGTTGAGTCCTGCATGGGACATATTCGTGATTTGCCACAATCTGCGAAAGACATTCCTGAAAAAGTAAAAAAAGAAAAATGGGCCCAACTTGGGGTCAACGTTGATAAAAACTTTGAGCCTTTGTACTGCGTCCCGAAGGACAAGACTAAAGTCGTAAAGAATTTAAAAGACAAACTTGAAGAAGCCACAGAGCTGTATCTCGCGACCGATGAAGACCGCGAAGGGGAATCTATCAGCTGGCACTTGCTTGAAGTTTTAAAGCCTAAAGTTCCAACAAAACGAATGGTGTTTCACGAGATCACGAAAGATGCGATTCAAAAAGCTTTGAAGGACACGCGTGAAATCGATTTGAACCTAGTGCGTGCGCAAGAAGCGCGTCGTATTTTGGATCGTTTGGTGGGTTACACGATTTCTCCACTTTTGTGGAAGAAAGTGGCTTACGGTCTTTCCGCAGGTCGCGTGCAATCCGTGGCTGTGCGTTTGATTGTTGAAAGAGAACTTGAGCGCATTCGCTTTAAAAAATCCGCTTATTGGGGAGTTCTTGCTGAACTTTCTAAAGACGGTGTGAACTTTGAATCTCGTCTGCAACAGTACAAAAATCAAAGAATCGCAACCGGTAAAGACTTCGATGGTCTTACGGGTCAGTTGACGGCGGGAAAAGATGTTTTAGTCCTTGATGAAAAATTAGCAGCAAAACTTGCGGCCGATTTGAAAGCAGGGAACTGGACAGTTACTGAAGTTGAAGAAAAACCAACTTTCAGAAAACCGGCTCCGCCATTTATCACTTCGACTTTGCAACAAGAGGCGAACAGAAAATTAGGTTTGAGTTCGCGTGAAACCATGCAAGTGGCACAAAAACTTTACGAGCAGGGTTTCATCACTTATATGCGTACGGACTCTACATTCTTGTCGAACGAAGCCATCACCGCCTCTCGTGATTCTATCGGCAGCAAGTATGGTAAAGAGTATTTGCCTCCGCAACCTCGCACTTACGCGGCTAAAAAAGTCAAAGGCGCGCAAGAGGCCCATGAAGCGATTCGTCCTGCAGGAAATCAGTTTATGGATCCGGATGAAACGGGTCTAACAGGAACTCAATTCCGTCTTTATGATTTGATTTGGAAACGTACGATTGCCTCGCAAATGGTGGATGCCCGTCAGAAACAAGTCAGCGCTAAAATTCAAGTCGGTGAAGCTCTTTTTGGTGCCTCCGGTATGACGATTGAGTTTGCCGGTTTCCTTCGTGCTTACGTAGAAGGCAGTGATGATCCTGAAGCAGATTTGGCAGAGCGCGAAGTGCGTTTGCCAGCGTTGAAAACAAAAGACGCTGTGAAATGCGCGAAGCTCGATCCAACATCGCATGAAACAAAACCACCAGCTCGTTATACCGAGGCCAGCCTTGTACAAACGATGGAAAAAGAAGGCATTGGCCGTCCATCTACCTACGCTTCTGTTATCGGAACTATCATTGATCGTGGTTACGTTCGTAAAAATGGAACGGCTCTTGTTCCAACATTTACGGCAATGATTGTTTCAAAGCTTTTGAGCAGCTATCTTTCTGAATACGTCGATTTGGGTTTTACTTCTGAAATGGAGCAAAGCTTGGATAATATCGCCGATGGCGATTTAGACTGGGAAAAGTATTTAGCCTCTGTTTACAAAGGCCCGAAGGGTCTGCGTGCTTTGGTGGATACTCAGGAAGAAAAAATCAATCCTGATGAAGCTCGTACGATGACGTTAGAAGGCATGGACAGATATAAATTCCACGTTGGTCGTTACGGTGCTTATGTCACAACGACACGTGATGGAGAAGATGTCAGTGCTTCATTGCCTGATAATGAATCTCCCGCCGATATCACTCCTGAAATCGCCGAAAAGTTGATTGATCAAAAAATCAATGGTGCGGATGCCTTGGGTAAAGATCCTAAGACCGGTCTTCCGATTTATGTCTTAAATGGCCGCTATGGTCCTTACGTGCAATTAGGTGACGTGAGTCCTGAAGATGACAAACCGAAACGTGCGTCTCTTCCGCCGAACACGCAGCCAGAGCAAGTGGATTTGCAAATGGCTTTGGAGCTTTTATCATTGCCAAAACTTTTGGGCACTCATCCAGGTACAGGCAAAGAAATCAAAGCGGGCTTGGGTCGCTTCGGCCCCTTCATCGTGCATGACGGGGACTATCGTTCGATTCCGAAAGGCGAAAGCATTTTCACCATCACGCTTGAGCGCGCGCTTGAGATGTTAAGCCAACCGAAAAAGGGTCGCGGAAAAGCAGCTCCTTTGAAAGAACTTGGTGTTTATCCTGAGACTACGGACGCAGTCCAAGTTTATAACGGACCTTATGGGCCTTATATCAAATGCGGAAAAGTGAACGTGTCCCTTCCCGAAGGAACGACTCCGGATACAGTGACCTTGGAACAAGCTGTCGCTCTGATCAATGAAAAGGGCGGACCCGCGAAGGGCAAAGGAAAAGCCAAAGCGAAGGGTAAAAGCTCGGGCGCAGCCAAATCCGCAGCTCCCAAAGCAGCTCCGAAAAAGTCTTTAAAGCAAGCTGAGACCGCGAAAGAAAAAGCGCAGGTCTTAGGTGTCAAAAAAGTAGTCACTTGCAAGTCAAAGAAGTAA
- a CDS encoding thiamine pyrophosphate-dependent dehydrogenase E1 component subunit alpha — protein sequence MSKKTTVKAGSKSAAKKSVKASAKTAVKGSKKASAKADNFGGLSEDLLLRIHDLMVKSRVLEERLIKIYKAGEAYFWIGGPGEEAFGVPLGLLARKGQGPAYDWFHLHYRCTPTMVALGMNMVDSIRLIMNRATDPSTGGRNFANHYCFPQWNVAPVTSPIEVQYPLACGTAHVQKRFGKKALSIVTGGDAGTAEGDFASALILASRKGQELPVLITVQNNKFGISTPFEGQHGETHIADRAKAFNIRARVINGNDPVETYLAMQEEMEYIRKTGKPSFIEAHVSRLYGHSSADGANKKASMVDPVFTFENRLIDAGILTEKAAKKIWEIYEAEGVAAQEQARTEPVPTPESVWEHVYVDSENADWRKF from the coding sequence ATGTCTAAAAAGACCACTGTGAAAGCTGGCAGTAAGTCTGCGGCTAAGAAGTCTGTGAAGGCTTCGGCTAAGACGGCTGTTAAGGGTTCTAAGAAAGCTTCGGCCAAAGCGGATAACTTTGGTGGGTTGTCGGAAGATCTTTTACTTCGTATTCATGATTTGATGGTGAAATCACGCGTTCTTGAAGAGCGTTTGATTAAGATCTACAAAGCTGGTGAAGCTTATTTCTGGATCGGTGGACCTGGAGAGGAAGCTTTTGGTGTTCCGCTCGGGTTGTTGGCTCGTAAGGGGCAAGGGCCTGCTTATGACTGGTTCCACTTGCACTACCGTTGTACTCCGACGATGGTGGCTTTGGGGATGAATATGGTGGACTCGATTCGTTTGATTATGAATCGTGCAACAGATCCTTCGACGGGTGGTCGTAACTTTGCCAATCACTATTGTTTCCCTCAGTGGAACGTGGCTCCTGTGACTTCTCCTATCGAAGTTCAGTATCCTTTGGCTTGTGGTACGGCTCACGTGCAAAAGCGCTTTGGTAAAAAAGCTCTTTCGATTGTGACTGGTGGTGATGCGGGGACGGCGGAAGGTGATTTCGCTTCAGCCCTGATCTTGGCTTCTCGTAAGGGGCAAGAGCTTCCGGTTCTTATCACTGTTCAAAATAATAAATTCGGTATTTCAACTCCGTTTGAAGGTCAGCACGGTGAAACGCATATTGCGGATCGCGCGAAGGCTTTCAACATTCGTGCGCGTGTGATCAACGGGAATGATCCTGTTGAGACCTACTTGGCGATGCAAGAAGAGATGGAATACATCCGTAAAACAGGGAAGCCTTCGTTCATTGAGGCTCACGTCAGTCGTTTGTACGGCCACTCTTCGGCAGATGGTGCTAATAAAAAAGCTAGCATGGTAGATCCTGTTTTCACTTTTGAAAATCGCCTGATCGACGCTGGAATCTTGACTGAAAAAGCGGCGAAGAAAATCTGGGAAATCTATGAAGCAGAAGGTGTTGCGGCTCAAGAGCAAGCTCGTACGGAGCCTGTGCCGACACCAGAATCCGTTTGGGAACATGTTTACGTTGATAGCGAAAATGCAGACTGGAGAAAATTCTAA
- the cutA gene encoding divalent-cation tolerance protein CutA, which produces MILLYVPCPDKITAQKIAQSLLEEKLVGCANIIPGMESMYWWEGKIETSSEYILILKTLKRSDAQERVTKRVMELHPYEVPCVMTLPVLGINESYKKWLEESMK; this is translated from the coding sequence ATGATCCTTCTTTATGTTCCTTGTCCTGACAAAATCACGGCGCAAAAAATCGCTCAATCTTTATTAGAAGAAAAGCTTGTGGGCTGTGCGAACATCATTCCCGGAATGGAATCGATGTATTGGTGGGAAGGAAAAATCGAGACAAGCTCCGAGTATATCCTGATCTTAAAAACCTTGAAAAGATCTGACGCGCAGGAAAGAGTCACAAAAAGAGTGATGGAGCTGCATCCGTATGAAGTTCCTTGTGTGATGACTCTCCCCGTCCTAGGAATCAATGAATCCTATAAGAAGTGGCTTGAAGAAAGCATGAAGTAG
- a CDS encoding CNNM domain-containing protein — MTLIIVLFFTTIGISFLCSMLEAVLLTSTSAYIGVLVKENRRSAKLLEHLKENLDRPISAILTLNTVSHTLGSAAIAYQIQVQYGEHAVTIASFVLTFLILVLSEIIPKSIGAAHWKALLPFSAYTIQLMIILLYPLVLMSEYLGKLFQKSSEDPEVTREEILMTAEIGVEEGTLKGKESNIIKNLLMLDKIYVSDIMTPRSVFFALEKDLTVEEVFTKYRPIRFSRIPVYAGSLDNITGMTYRYKIHEALSNDQHDKKIGEMVTPISSIPERMTVSQVLDFFIKEKEHVALAVDEYGIVAGLVSLEDAVETLLGVEIVDELDNVEDMRKFALEQWQLRKQKLRRS, encoded by the coding sequence ATGACATTGATCATCGTTTTATTCTTCACCACCATTGGTATTTCATTTCTATGTTCCATGCTCGAGGCCGTCCTTTTAACTTCGACCTCTGCGTACATCGGCGTTTTAGTAAAAGAAAACAGACGAAGCGCGAAACTGCTTGAGCATCTTAAAGAAAACCTAGACCGCCCTATTTCAGCCATTCTGACTTTGAATACGGTTTCTCACACCTTGGGTTCTGCGGCCATCGCCTATCAGATCCAAGTGCAGTATGGCGAACATGCAGTGACGATTGCGTCGTTTGTATTGACCTTCTTGATCTTGGTTCTTTCAGAGATCATTCCTAAATCCATCGGTGCTGCTCATTGGAAGGCTCTTCTGCCTTTTTCTGCTTACACCATTCAGCTGATGATCATTCTCCTTTATCCACTGGTACTAATGTCTGAATACTTAGGTAAATTATTTCAGAAGTCTTCAGAAGATCCCGAAGTCACTCGCGAAGAAATCCTGATGACGGCAGAGATCGGCGTTGAAGAAGGAACCTTGAAGGGTAAAGAGTCGAACATCATTAAGAATCTTTTGATGCTCGATAAGATTTACGTTTCCGATATCATGACTCCGCGATCTGTGTTTTTTGCTCTTGAAAAAGATCTGACGGTCGAAGAAGTCTTTACGAAATACCGCCCCATTCGCTTTTCTCGTATCCCGGTCTATGCCGGAAGCCTGGATAACATCACCGGCATGACTTATCGCTATAAAATTCACGAAGCCTTGTCGAACGATCAACACGACAAAAAAATTGGCGAAATGGTGACTCCGATTTCTAGCATCCCTGAGCGCATGACAGTTTCACAGGTGCTGGATTTCTTCATTAAAGAAAAAGAGCACGTCGCTTTAGCTGTCGATGAATACGGAATTGTCGCAGGTCTTGTCAGCCTTGAAGACGCGGTGGAAACTCTTCTTGGAGTTGAGATCGTCGATGAGCTGGATAACGTCGAAGACATGCGTAAGTTTGCCTTAGAACAGTGGCAGCTGCGCAAACAAAAACTCCGCCGGAGTTAA
- a CDS encoding orotate phosphoribosyltransferase has product MTKQELAKKIYDVAHLTGEFKLRSGQVSNEYFDKYRFEAQPALLREIAKHMAPMIPPGTEVLAGLEMGGIPIATALSLETGLPCVFVRKEAKEYGTCQFAEGLDVKGKNVCVIEDVVTTGGQVVLSTADLRSIGANISHVLCVIHRGPVFPEPKLTEVGLALSPLFKKSDF; this is encoded by the coding sequence ATGACCAAGCAAGAACTCGCTAAAAAGATCTACGACGTTGCGCACTTGACCGGAGAATTCAAACTTCGTTCAGGCCAAGTTTCGAACGAATACTTTGATAAGTATCGTTTTGAGGCACAACCCGCTTTGCTTCGTGAAATCGCAAAACACATGGCTCCAATGATTCCTCCCGGAACAGAAGTTTTAGCGGGACTTGAAATGGGCGGCATCCCGATCGCGACCGCTTTATCTTTAGAAACGGGCTTGCCCTGCGTTTTCGTTCGCAAAGAAGCCAAAGAATACGGCACCTGCCAGTTTGCTGAAGGCTTAGACGTCAAAGGCAAAAACGTTTGTGTGATCGAAGACGTCGTCACAACCGGCGGCCAAGTGGTTTTATCCACAGCAGATTTACGCTCTATCGGCGCAAACATCAGCCACGTTTTATGCGTGATTCATCGTGGCCCCGTATTCCCAGAACCTAAACTTACCGAAGTGGGCCTGGCCCTAAGTCCACTCTTCAAGAAATCCGATTTTTAG